The proteins below come from a single Triticum aestivum cultivar Chinese Spring chromosome 5D, IWGSC CS RefSeq v2.1, whole genome shotgun sequence genomic window:
- the LOC123122736 gene encoding DNA repair protein recA homolog 1, chloroplastic, which produces MATAAAAAAAARFTPAILPRPRRRVPAPCASASSASGRGNRRLRCEFVASVGNGALSGEDDPRLIDRQKALDAAMTDINNSFGKGSVTRLGSAGGAFVETFPSGCLTLDFALGGGLPKGRVVEVYGPESSGKTTLALHAIAEIQKLGGNAMLVDAEHAFDPAYSKALGVDIENLIVCQPDNGEMALEIADRMCRSGAIDLICIDSVSALTPRAEIEGEIGMQQMGLQARLMSQALRKMSGNASKAGCTLMFLNQIRYKIGVFYGNPEVTSGGIALKFFASVRLEIRHIGKIKSAKGDEDIGVKVRVRVQKSKVSRPYKQAEFEIMFGEGVSKLGCILDCAELMEVVAKKGSWYSYKDIRLGQGREKALQYLRENPTVCDEIEKVVRAMIPEGTRHMAMLAFGQSSSQPEEEEVYDD; this is translated from the exons atggccacagccgccgccgccgccgccgccgcacgttTCACCCCGGCCATCCTGCCCCGTCCCCGCAGGAGGGTCCCCGCGCCGTGCGCCTCAGCGAGCAGCGCCTCCGGACGCGGCAACCGCCGGCTGCGCTGTGAGTTCGTTGCCAGCGTCGGGAACGGCGCGCTCTCCGGCGAGGACGACCCTCGACTGATAGACCGC CAAAAAGCTCTTGATGCAGCAATGACTGACATAAACAATTCTTTTGGAAAAGGAAGCGTTACAAGATTAGGCAGTGCTGGTGGTGCTTTTGT TGAGACTTTTCCGAGTGGTTGCTTAACACTAGATTTTGCTTTGGGCGGTGGCCTTCCAAAAGGAAGAGTAGTAGAG GTGTATGGTCCTGAAAgcagtggaaagaccactctagcTCTGCATGCCATTGCTGAGATACAG AAGCTAGGAGGAAATGCCATGCTTGTTGATGCAGAGCATGCTTTTGATCCAGCTTATTCAAAAGCGCTTGGGGTAGATATTGAAAATCTGATTGTCTGCCAGCCTGACAATGGAGAGATGGCACTAGAAA TTGCGGACCGCATGTGCAGATCTggagcaatagatctcatctgtaTTGATTCAGTATCAGCTCTCACTCCACGTGCGGAAATTGAA GGTGAGATAGGGATGCAGCAGATGGGTTTACAAGCTCGTCTGATGAGTCAAGCATTGAGAAAGATGTCAGGCAATGCCTCAAAGGCTGGTTGTACTCTAATGTTCTTGAATCAAATAAGATACAAG ATTGGAGTATTCTATGGGAACCCTGAAGTCACTAGTGGAGGGATAGCTTTGAAGTTCTTCGCGTCAGTTCGCCTAGAGATACGACACATTGGGAAGATAAAATCT GCCAAGGGAGATGAAGATATTGGTGTCAAGGTCCGTGTCAGAGTGCAGAAGAGTAAA GTCTCCAGGCCCTACAAGCAAGCTGAATTCGAGATCATGTTTGGGGAGGGCGTTAGTAAATTG GGTTGCATTCTTGATTGTGCTGAGCTGATGGAAGTTGTTGCAAAGAAGGGTTCATGGTATAGTTACAAAGATATAAG ACTGGGTCAAGGTAGAGAAAAGGCACTGCAGTATCTCCGAGAGAATccaaccgtctgcgatgagatagAAAAG GTAGTCCGAGCCATGATACCAGAAGGAACCAGGCATATGGCCATGCTAGCTTTCGGGCAGTCGTCGTCGCAACCCGAGGAGGAGGAAGTATATGATGACTGA
- the LOC123122737 gene encoding protein LOL3 isoform X2, producing MQSQIVCHRCRRVLAYPSGAPSVCCAMCRAITAVPPPAPVEMAQLICGGCRTLLMYTRNADTVRCSCCSTVNLVRPVNNIAHVNCGRCRTTLMYPHGAPSVKCAICDYITNTGINTMSPAPCPRPTSNESAYNASSASVPTPQPQNVTVVVENPMTVDEKGKLVSNVVVGITPGKN from the exons ATGCAGAGCCAGATCGTGTGCCACCGTTGCCGGAGGGTGCTGGCCTACCCGTCAGGGGCGCCCAGCGTGTGCTGCGCCATGTGCCGAGCCATCACCGCCGTGCCACCCCCAGCGCCAG TGGAAATGGCTCAGCTTATATGTGGTGGTTGCCGAACTTTGCTGATGTACACCCGTAATGCAGACACTGTGAGATGCTCATGTTGCAGTACTGTCAATCTTGTCAGACCAG TCAATAATATAGCCCACGTGAACTGTGGTCGGTGCCGGACAACTTTGATGTATCCACATGGAGCACCTTCTGTCAAATGTGCCATCTGCGATTATATCACAAATACTGGA ATAAATACCATGTCACCAGCGCCATGTCCAAGGCCTACATCAAATGAATCTGCATATAATGCCTCATCAGCTTCTGTT CCCACACCTCAACCCCAGAATGTAACCGTCGTTGTTGAGAACCCTATGACAGTTGACGAAAAGGGTAAACTG GTCAGCAACGTCGTAGTTGGAATTACACCTGGGAAAAATTGA
- the LOC123122737 gene encoding protein LOL3 isoform X1, with the protein MQSQIVCHRCRRVLAYPSGAPSVCCAMCRAITAVPPPAPAVEMAQLICGGCRTLLMYTRNADTVRCSCCSTVNLVRPVNNIAHVNCGRCRTTLMYPHGAPSVKCAICDYITNTGINTMSPAPCPRPTSNESAYNASSASVPTPQPQNVTVVVENPMTVDEKGKLVSNVVVGITPGKN; encoded by the exons ATGCAGAGCCAGATCGTGTGCCACCGTTGCCGGAGGGTGCTGGCCTACCCGTCAGGGGCGCCCAGCGTGTGCTGCGCCATGTGCCGAGCCATCACCGCCGTGCCACCCCCAGCGCCAG CAGTGGAAATGGCTCAGCTTATATGTGGTGGTTGCCGAACTTTGCTGATGTACACCCGTAATGCAGACACTGTGAGATGCTCATGTTGCAGTACTGTCAATCTTGTCAGACCAG TCAATAATATAGCCCACGTGAACTGTGGTCGGTGCCGGACAACTTTGATGTATCCACATGGAGCACCTTCTGTCAAATGTGCCATCTGCGATTATATCACAAATACTGGA ATAAATACCATGTCACCAGCGCCATGTCCAAGGCCTACATCAAATGAATCTGCATATAATGCCTCATCAGCTTCTGTT CCCACACCTCAACCCCAGAATGTAACCGTCGTTGTTGAGAACCCTATGACAGTTGACGAAAAGGGTAAACTG GTCAGCAACGTCGTAGTTGGAATTACACCTGGGAAAAATTGA